A region of the Oncorhynchus clarkii lewisi isolate Uvic-CL-2024 chromosome 4, UVic_Ocla_1.0, whole genome shotgun sequence genome:
agaacttgcacaattggtggctgactaaatactttttttgccccaatgtatatgctgtattctCAATGTAGGTCATCCTAATATACCTACTACTGTGCATACAATTTTGTTTTACAAATTATATATggtctacacacaccatatatttaTCATTCAGGCATTTCTTGATTTGAATTTGCTAGACATTCTgttgcactgttggaactagtaacataagcatttcgctgcacctgctatAATATCTGCAAATCTTTTTATGCAACCAATAAACttaatttgaaaataaaaagtTTGTTTTGTTCACAGTTCCGTttctctctcaaaaaaaaaaagtgtgttctTGTTTGGTTTTGCTCCCCTGGTAGAGAACTCAAAATTGTGCATTTAACACAACGGTTTGTAGAGTACCTTCAAATATCATAACATAAAATAATATTATACACCAAATTCACGTTCCTGGCCTCAGCTGTTCCTCACCTTTTCCACCAATGGTATCAACTGCTGGTATTCAGCCAGTGTCTTCAGCAGTTCCATGATGAAGGGTAGGTAGTTGTGCTTTCGTCGGATGTTTTCAATCTACAACAAAAAATATGTACACACACAATGTTCAAGAAAAACATCAAGCGTTATAATATAGTATTGAAATGACTGCATATCTTCTAAAATGCCCATATTATATTATCTGACGGTCAGCGAACACACCTTGTATCGTTGGAGCTTCTGATTCTCCTCATCGATCAGCAGCTGATACTTTGCGATTTCTGATTGGAGTGAGCTGAGGAGGGTGCTGCTCTGGTCTGTGTCCATTGGCTCTTCCTggagaaagagtgagacagaATTTCCATTCGGTCAAATGTCAAACCAGATTTTAGTTTGCCGGACAAATGCGAGATTTACCAGCCATATGAAATAGAAACCCATCTGAATACCACCACGTGTAGGGCAATGTGTTTTGAGGAGTGTCCACTGCCCACTGTAACCGCATGGAAGAGACTGTAGTTAATATGCAAGGAAGATTGTTAGCCAACGAAGTGAATGGTAGCTAGAACAATGCACGTCTCCCTCTGTCCACCAGGCTTGTAAAAATCAGTTTCTGTATAAATGTATATCTCCACTTGTATGTGCCTTCATCCTTTATACAGTTGCTAGTTAACCAGCTAGCTTGATTTGTACTGTTTTGGACATTTTTAAGCTAGCTGCTCAACCAGACTTTAGactagaggaagagaaggaagcaATATCACTTCATCTAAATACTCCTCCTTGGTGGACATTTCTGTAAATTGTCTTTTAGGGAGATTAATCGAGCAAAACGTCAAAATACCTGAACATTTGTCCCCTGTTTGCATACAGTCATGTCTGTCACAGACTCACTTGTGCCGGGAAACATTGCGGGCACTACCATGATACAGTGTTGCAAGATTGTCAGTGAGAGCGCAAATTCAAGACAAGACAGGCAAAGAAGACAGGCAAGATAGACAAATAACACGAATGAAATACAACCTCCCCGTGCATAGCTAATTTGATTTATAGAGGATATTTATCTCATCCAAATTATTATATGTCGGTTTTTATGTATTTAAATCAGCAAAAACCAGGCAATAACCGGCTAACGGAAATTCTGGGATGACACTAACATTACTTAACACAGATAGGATAGATGTTTCTTTCATCATAAGCAGACATTTTAAAGGACTTGATCAATGGCAGTGACATGGGTGGAAGTCTATTCATGGCCTTGGTGGCAGGTAATTGTATCGTCCAGGCCTGAGGGCTGCACCATGAATAACTGCAACACCACTTACCTCTGTTAGCTGGATCTGCAGTTCAGCTATTTTCCTCTCGTAAATCATCTTCCTGTCGGACACAATGGCCATCAGGTTGAAGCGGATCTCTCCCTCACTGTACCTGATACCAAGGACGGAAGATGCAGTCGTTTTAGATTTTATTTTCTGATAATTGAGTCGGTTAGAAGTTGCGTAGCACAATGAGCAACACAAACAGCAACCATATATGACACTTATTTACCATGGTATATTTacttgtaaaaaatatatttacttcTGTATTCTTTTCTCAATCACTGGCCGAACTGCGTTGATCCAATCGTCCTGGTTGCACACACCTGAAACACAAAACAAGCATAAAGTGTAGATCATGGATCAATCATCACTACTAGATTTATCCACGGGACaatttttcttgagcggatggtcagggggccagaaCCTAATGACAAATCATttatagactgcaaattgaccaagaagcccaaacagatttcatatttgactaaaacaatttcaaaccttgcttaaaATTTGTATAcgatgttggggcggcaggtagcctagagtgttgggccagtaaccgaaaggttgctagatcaaatccctgagttgacatggtaaaaatctgtcgttctgcccctgaacaaggcagttaacccactgttcctaggacgtcattgtaaagaaaaatgtgttcttaacggacttgcctagttaaataaactgtATATTATGTGTAGGAAAACTTTGGAACAGATTCCAAAATTAAGATaatttggagctgatttgcttgtgtttttaaagtattttatgtccaacaataaaataaaaacacgcCAGTTGTGGAACCTTTGTGTAGATAATCATCTAGGGTGTTTCTGAAGAATGTGTCAGGTTCAAGACGAGATTAACTGCACTACTGGCCACACAGTCACAATTCACTAGAATT
Encoded here:
- the LOC139406725 gene encoding ubiquitin carboxyl-terminal hydrolase isozyme L5-like isoform X4, with translation MLLGETLTEFREFSLSFDAAMKGLALSNSEVIRQVHNSFARQQMFEFDAKSSAKDEDAFHFVSYVPVNGRLYELDGLREGPIDLGVCNQDDWINAVRPVIEKRIQKYSEGEIRFNLMAIVSDRKMIYERKIAELQIQLTEEEPMDTDQSSTLLSSLQSEIAKYQLLIDEENQKLQRYKIENIRRKHNYLPFIMELLKTLAEYQQLIPLVEKAKEKQSAKKVQEAK